A section of the Bacillus sp. HSf4 genome encodes:
- a CDS encoding ABC transporter permease codes for MVDLLYTELLKLKRSQMFLVSILGAAAAPFICFISSLAKKAKYPDVPIRFSETFSDTNLYIVLLIGVPLYGVITSYLFNREYAESTLKNLLTIPVSRISLIISKLVLLFIWIMLLTLIAWVLTLLFGLIGQFEGLSSAVLIEELKQFMTGGALLFFLLSPIIFVTLLFKNYVPTIIFTIIISMVSIMVYGTEYSALFPWSAVWVIASGTFFPEYPPAFSFISVIATTVLGLAATIVYFKKIDIH; via the coding sequence TTGGTTGATTTGCTGTATACCGAACTGCTGAAGCTCAAGCGCTCACAGATGTTTCTGGTCAGCATCTTGGGAGCGGCAGCAGCCCCTTTCATTTGTTTTATATCATCTTTGGCTAAAAAAGCCAAGTATCCTGATGTACCGATTCGCTTCAGCGAGACTTTTTCCGATACCAATCTGTACATTGTCCTGTTGATCGGAGTCCCGCTTTACGGTGTCATTACTTCATATTTATTCAATCGGGAATACGCCGAAAGCACGCTGAAGAATCTCTTGACGATTCCTGTTTCAAGAATCAGCCTGATCATCAGCAAATTGGTCCTGCTCTTCATTTGGATCATGCTGCTGACGTTAATCGCCTGGGTGCTGACGCTTCTGTTTGGGCTGATCGGACAATTTGAAGGTCTCAGCTCGGCGGTTTTAATAGAAGAGTTGAAACAATTTATGACAGGCGGGGCACTTCTTTTTTTCCTGTTGAGTCCAATTATATTTGTGACACTGCTGTTTAAAAATTATGTGCCGACCATTATCTTTACGATCATTATCTCAATGGTCAGCATTATGGTATACGGCACGGAGTACAGCGCTTTATTCCCATGGTCGGCGGTATGGGTGATCGCCTCGGGTACGTTCTTTCCGGAATATCCGCCTGCATTCTCTTTTATCAGTGTCATCGCCACAACCGTTCTTGGATTAGCCGCGACGATCGTCTACTTTAAGAAAATCGATATTCA
- the bcrA gene encoding bacitracin resistance ABC transporter ATP-binding subunit BcrA: MSTIIKTTNLTKMYGSQRSVDRLNINVKQGGIYGFLGRNGAGKTTTIRMLLGLIKPTDGQIEIFGDNFFKNKKEILRRIGSIVEVPGFYANLTARENLLINAKIIGVHKKNAIDEVLEIVGLHHETKKLVGKYSLGMKQRLGIARALLHYPELLILDEPTNGLDPIGIKEMRSLIHSLAKERNITIFISSHILSEIEQLVDHVGIIHEGRLLEEIPFDHLRKRNRKYLEFQLSDQNKAVVLLEQHFNIHDYDVHQNGIVRVYSHLGQRGKLNKMFVENGIDVLKITVSEDSLEDYFVKLIGGGTIG; encoded by the coding sequence TTGAGCACGATCATTAAAACGACGAATCTCACGAAAATGTACGGGTCGCAAAGATCGGTAGACCGCCTCAATATCAACGTCAAACAAGGAGGTATATACGGCTTTCTCGGCCGAAACGGCGCCGGGAAAACGACGACGATCAGAATGCTGTTGGGGCTGATCAAACCGACCGATGGACAGATTGAAATTTTCGGAGACAACTTTTTTAAAAACAAAAAAGAAATTTTAAGGAGAATCGGCTCCATTGTAGAAGTGCCGGGCTTTTATGCGAACCTGACGGCAAGGGAAAACCTTTTGATCAACGCGAAAATCATCGGTGTCCATAAAAAAAATGCGATCGATGAAGTATTGGAGATCGTGGGGCTTCATCATGAAACGAAAAAGCTCGTCGGCAAATATTCCTTGGGAATGAAGCAAAGACTGGGGATTGCAAGAGCCCTGCTTCATTATCCGGAGCTGTTGATACTGGACGAACCGACAAACGGCCTCGACCCGATCGGCATCAAGGAAATGAGAAGTCTCATTCATTCTCTCGCCAAAGAAAGAAACATCACCATTTTTATATCGAGCCACATTTTGTCTGAAATCGAACAGCTCGTCGATCATGTCGGAATCATTCATGAAGGAAGGCTGCTTGAAGAAATTCCGTTTGATCATCTCAGAAAAAGAAACCGCAAATATCTGGAATTTCAACTGTCCGATCAAAATAAAGCCGTCGTGCTGCTGGAACAGCATTTTAATATTCACGACTATGACGTTCACCAGAACGGAATCGTCCGGGTATATTCCCACTTGGGCCAGCGGGGAAAGCTCAATAAAATGTTTGTCGAAAACGGAATTGACGTATTGAAGATCACGGTGAGCGAAGACAGTCTTGAAGACTACTTCGTCAAATTGATAGGGGGCGGGACGATTGGTTGA
- a CDS encoding HAMP domain-containing sensor histidine kinase encodes MLRDKKLLLLILQCAALAGLLFIHMKSASLGGYSITLFIILFGISALLFVMRLGFISRLKVIETELKRVADGNVRRRLLAKGDEPFHDIMFSINELIDKLEKIQINAAKSEAARKRLLSNISHDIRTPLTSIIGYVDALKDGVASSEAERREYLDILSKKSNSLKQLIDEMFNMAKLDANEIQLKTESFDLAEVARETLIDFLPELKKHDMELKVQIPETKCWVTADRLSLIRVLENIVRNGIHHGKEGKVLGIELTESEHEYQLLVWDQGPGIPESDIENVFERMYRRDRSRSLDDGSGLGLAIAKSLVEKNRGRIWAKSVPWEKTTFAFSLPKQSYLHTFKN; translated from the coding sequence ATGCTGCGCGATAAAAAGCTGCTGCTTCTCATCCTGCAATGTGCGGCGCTTGCCGGACTTTTGTTCATTCATATGAAGAGCGCATCCCTCGGGGGCTACAGCATCACGCTGTTTATCATTCTGTTTGGGATCAGCGCCCTCTTGTTTGTGATGAGGCTTGGCTTCATCAGCCGCTTAAAGGTGATCGAGACCGAGCTGAAACGCGTGGCCGACGGGAATGTAAGAAGGAGATTGCTCGCAAAGGGCGACGAGCCGTTTCATGACATCATGTTTTCCATTAACGAATTGATCGACAAGCTCGAAAAAATCCAAATCAACGCCGCAAAATCGGAAGCGGCAAGGAAACGGCTGCTGTCCAACATTTCCCATGATATCCGGACGCCGCTCACATCAATCATCGGCTATGTGGATGCATTGAAAGACGGTGTCGCTTCATCCGAGGCAGAAAGGCGGGAATACCTCGACATTCTTTCTAAAAAATCCAACAGCTTAAAGCAATTGATCGATGAAATGTTCAATATGGCAAAACTCGATGCAAACGAAATCCAGCTGAAAACAGAGTCCTTTGATCTTGCTGAAGTCGCAAGAGAAACGCTGATCGACTTTTTGCCAGAGCTGAAAAAACACGATATGGAATTGAAGGTGCAGATTCCGGAAACGAAATGTTGGGTAACCGCTGATCGGCTCAGTCTGATCCGCGTGCTCGAAAACATCGTCAGAAACGGCATTCACCATGGAAAAGAGGGAAAGGTGCTCGGAATCGAGCTGACGGAATCAGAGCATGAATATCAGCTTCTCGTCTGGGATCAAGGGCCGGGGATTCCGGAAAGCGATATCGAAAACGTGTTTGAAAGGATGTACCGCAGAGACCGCTCGAGAAGTCTTGATGACGGCAGCGGCTTGGGGCTTGCCATCGCCAAATCGCTTGTCGAAAAAAACCGCGGTCGCATATGGGCAAAGAGCGTTCCCTGGGAAAAAACGACGTTTGCTTTTTCACTGCCTAAACAAAGCTATCTCCATACATTTAAGAATTAA
- a CDS encoding response regulator transcription factor has translation MEAIRVLIADDEKEIRDLLKAYLKRECYEVDVAVDGDDALRLFEQNHYHLVVLDVMMPKIDGIEVCRRMRNHTNIPILMLTAKDLEGDKILGLSIGADDYITKPFSVNEVLARIKAMLRRFLVLGSESRSSDEQSKIQFKGLTIDLKTYTVTAGGRDISLTAKEFELLKFFASNPGQVFTKTQLFRNAWGDQYIEDDNTVMVHIRRLRKKIEPDPSDPQLIQTVWGIGYKFVGEKDAAR, from the coding sequence ATGGAAGCTATTCGAGTGCTGATAGCGGATGATGAAAAAGAGATCAGAGATTTATTGAAAGCATATTTAAAAAGAGAGTGTTATGAGGTTGATGTGGCAGTTGACGGAGACGATGCGCTGAGGCTGTTTGAACAAAACCATTACCACCTCGTGGTATTGGATGTGATGATGCCGAAAATCGACGGCATCGAAGTGTGCAGAAGGATGAGGAATCATACGAACATTCCGATCCTGATGCTGACAGCCAAAGACCTTGAAGGCGATAAAATTTTAGGGCTGTCGATCGGTGCCGACGATTATATAACGAAGCCTTTCAGTGTGAACGAAGTGCTTGCGCGGATCAAAGCTATGCTGAGGCGTTTTTTGGTCCTCGGCAGCGAAAGCCGCTCTTCTGATGAACAATCAAAGATTCAATTTAAAGGATTGACCATCGATTTGAAAACATATACGGTCACCGCAGGCGGACGGGACATCTCCCTGACGGCGAAGGAGTTTGAACTGCTGAAGTTTTTCGCCTCAAATCCGGGACAGGTATTTACGAAGACGCAGCTGTTTCGAAACGCTTGGGGAGACCAATACATAGAAGATGATAATACGGTCATGGTGCATATCAGAAGGCTGAGAAAAAAAATAGAGCCGGACCCGTCCGATCCCCAATTGATTCAAACCGTTTGGGGAATCGGCTATAAGTTTGTAGGTGAGAAAGATGCTGCGCGATAA
- a CDS encoding DUF3189 family protein, which produces MIYIYNCYGGTHSSALAAAYHLKKLPLSRKPTKNEILNTDCFNRLSPKEMGKLIYHGLDEEGSKVYTIGRGSSKAVIPAMRGVLELFENSGMLSEKVIFSNTSPTVPLAMTFGGLFSRRLKIDPLGVPLLVLGSQQAYQDIIQLVERTKKHAKTTSSFIDVLDNGFLD; this is translated from the coding sequence TTGATTTATATTTACAATTGTTATGGCGGCACCCATTCATCTGCACTGGCCGCCGCTTATCATCTTAAGAAACTTCCGCTCAGCAGAAAGCCGACCAAAAACGAAATATTAAACACGGATTGCTTTAACCGGCTCAGCCCCAAAGAAATGGGGAAATTAATCTATCACGGACTTGATGAAGAAGGCAGCAAGGTGTATACGATCGGCAGGGGATCATCAAAAGCCGTTATTCCGGCCATGCGGGGAGTCCTTGAACTGTTTGAAAACAGTGGAATGCTCAGTGAAAAAGTGATTTTTTCAAATACATCTCCCACAGTCCCATTAGCCATGACCTTTGGGGGCTTGTTTTCAAGAAGGCTGAAAATCGATCCGCTCGGCGTACCATTATTGGTTTTGGGTTCACAGCAGGCCTATCAAGATATCATCCAACTTGTTGAACGCACGAAAAAGCACGCGAAAACAACCTCTTCTTTCATTGATGTGCTGGACAATGGCTTTCTTGATTGA
- a CDS encoding poly-gamma-glutamate hydrolase family protein, producing MREEWNQVMKKRCIIGLIMGVCTCVFCQFPLDNKASAALDKYVNFAELAENEIEGEDYRIEYTDMGTDLLVLSPHGGGIEGGVSELVRAFSDEYSTYLFEGIKPSQNWDLHITSNHFDEPTALEAVSAHNYILAFHGYEDTEEHTLVGGTDKKGGQAITKALKEHGFSAELVDQDHKFAGTDPDNLNNKCKTGLSIQLEISTPQREAFFARFGLKTRESTSNERFNEYVAVIKEVLEERLK from the coding sequence GTGCGGGAAGAATGGAACCAAGTGATGAAAAAACGTTGCATCATCGGGTTGATCATGGGAGTATGCACATGCGTCTTTTGTCAATTTCCGCTGGACAATAAAGCGTCGGCGGCTTTGGATAAGTACGTAAACTTTGCCGAGCTTGCTGAAAACGAAATAGAAGGGGAGGATTATCGTATAGAATATACCGACATGGGAACGGATCTCCTGGTTTTATCTCCGCACGGCGGCGGGATTGAAGGCGGGGTCAGCGAACTTGTCCGGGCGTTCAGCGATGAGTATTCAACCTATTTGTTTGAAGGAATAAAGCCGTCACAAAATTGGGATCTGCACATTACGAGCAATCATTTCGATGAGCCGACAGCACTGGAAGCGGTTAGCGCACACAACTATATTTTGGCTTTTCATGGATATGAGGATACGGAAGAACATACCCTTGTCGGGGGAACGGACAAAAAAGGCGGACAGGCCATCACCAAGGCGCTGAAGGAGCATGGCTTTTCGGCTGAACTGGTGGATCAAGACCACAAATTTGCCGGGACAGATCCGGACAATCTGAATAATAAATGTAAAACGGGATTAAGCATTCAATTGGAGATCAGCACTCCTCAGCGGGAGGCTTTTTTTGCGCGGTTCGGATTGAAGACGAGAGAAAGCACGTCGAATGAACGGTTTAATGAATATGTAGCAGTCATCAAAGAAGTGTTGGAAGAAAGATTGAAATAA
- a CDS encoding SDR family oxidoreductase — translation MKKSLIDKRVMITGASGGLGERIAYYSAAAGAEVILAARRAERLDQLKEKISTELHAKCRTIVLDVSRTDEIAAAFEEAGPIDILVNNAGFGIFEPALESSLEDMKAMFEVNVFGLIACTKLALPRMIAQNSGHIINIASQAGKISTPKSSLYAATKHAVLGYSNSLRMELAGTGVHVTTVNPGPIKTDFFKTADKKGDYVESVGKWMLDADQVALKIVSIMMTNKREINLPRWMNAVSKLYQLFPALVERAGRSAFYKK, via the coding sequence ATGAAAAAAAGCTTAATAGACAAAAGGGTTATGATCACAGGCGCTTCAGGCGGACTTGGCGAACGGATCGCCTATTATTCCGCAGCGGCAGGAGCGGAAGTGATTCTCGCGGCGCGCAGAGCAGAGCGTCTTGACCAATTGAAGGAAAAAATATCGACCGAGCTCCATGCAAAGTGCCGGACGATCGTTCTGGATGTCAGCCGGACGGACGAAATTGCAGCGGCATTCGAAGAGGCCGGGCCGATTGACATTCTCGTCAATAATGCGGGCTTCGGGATCTTTGAGCCGGCCTTGGAATCATCTCTTGAAGATATGAAAGCGATGTTTGAAGTGAATGTCTTTGGCCTGATTGCCTGCACGAAGCTGGCACTCCCGCGTATGATCGCGCAAAACAGCGGTCACATCATCAATATCGCTTCACAGGCCGGCAAAATTTCTACCCCGAAGTCAAGTCTTTATGCTGCGACAAAGCATGCGGTGCTTGGGTACTCCAACAGTCTGAGAATGGAGCTTGCCGGAACAGGAGTCCATGTGACTACGGTAAATCCCGGTCCGATTAAGACCGATTTTTTCAAGACAGCCGATAAAAAGGGTGATTATGTGGAAAGCGTCGGGAAATGGATGCTGGACGCCGATCAAGTGGCGTTGAAAATCGTTTCGATCATGATGACGAACAAGCGTGAAATCAATCTGCCGCGCTGGATGAACGCGGTCAGCAAACTATACCAGCTGTTTCCGGCTCTTGTTGAAAGGGCTGGCCGCAGCGCTTTTTATAAAAAGTAG
- a CDS encoding MBL fold metallo-hydrolase, with the protein MTEERIIPVSLPTPFAIGDVNIYLVIGEALTLIDAGPKTKEAAGILTRKLGELGLTVSDIDQVVLTHHHADHAGLLDELPDGIKIIGHRYNEPYISQNPAFIQKQQSFFTYLFHKLGVPVDISPVSLAIKQSYRYSCKRSLTQTVSEGDRIDGLKGWRVLETPGHAASHIVLYHETNGSMFGGDLLLKPSSSNPLLEMPQEGKERPTPLLDYLSSLKRLPELPLQVIFPGHGERIYDAGELIAKRLEKQQNRADEVYRMLAERPHSAFDLCRKLFSSVYEKQLFLTMSETVGQLDDLAARGRITSEERIGIQYYRTK; encoded by the coding sequence ATGACAGAAGAACGTATTATCCCCGTTTCGCTGCCGACTCCGTTTGCGATCGGAGACGTCAACATTTATTTGGTGATAGGAGAGGCGCTGACACTGATTGATGCAGGCCCGAAAACAAAGGAAGCTGCCGGGATTTTAACAAGAAAGCTCGGCGAACTCGGTCTGACGGTAAGCGATATTGACCAGGTGGTGCTGACCCATCATCACGCAGACCATGCCGGTTTATTGGATGAATTGCCCGACGGGATCAAGATCATCGGCCATCGCTATAATGAACCGTATATCAGCCAAAATCCCGCCTTTATCCAAAAACAGCAGTCCTTTTTTACATATCTGTTTCATAAGCTCGGCGTCCCGGTTGATATCAGTCCAGTCAGCCTCGCGATCAAGCAGTCGTACCGGTATTCGTGTAAACGGTCGTTGACGCAAACCGTTTCAGAAGGCGATCGGATTGACGGGCTCAAAGGGTGGCGGGTTCTTGAAACACCGGGGCATGCAGCTTCACATATCGTCCTTTATCATGAAACAAACGGCAGCATGTTCGGCGGAGATTTGCTGTTGAAACCGTCTTCTTCCAACCCTTTATTGGAAATGCCGCAAGAAGGAAAAGAGCGTCCGACGCCGCTTTTGGATTATCTATCATCACTCAAACGCCTGCCTGAGCTTCCATTACAGGTGATTTTCCCCGGCCACGGCGAAAGGATTTATGATGCTGGGGAGCTGATCGCCAAGCGGCTGGAAAAGCAGCAAAACAGGGCGGACGAGGTATACCGCATGCTTGCGGAAAGACCTCATAGCGCATTTGACCTGTGCCGGAAGCTGTTTTCCTCGGTCTATGAGAAGCAGCTGTTTTTGACAATGTCTGAAACGGTCGGCCAGCTTGACGATTTGGCGGCGCGCGGCCGCATCACAAGCGAAGAAAGAATCGGAATTCAATATTATCGTACAAAGTAG
- the proC gene encoding pyrroline-5-carboxylate reductase, producing MKRIGFIGAGSMAEAMMKGLVKNGAVAPGQIAVTNHSNSVRLKELEETYGVRGETDTAKVIGFADTLVLAMKPKDAADGIAAIAPHLKEEQLLISILAGIPIDTIQHYTGKELPVVRAMPNTSASIQQSATALAAGPLVSAAQIEEASALFATIGSVTIVEEAALDAVTAIAGSGPAFVYRFVEALEASARELGLDEGTAKQLITHMMAGAVKMLETGRDPSLMRKDITSPGGTTEAGIRVLEELQFEQTVISCIKEAAHRSQEIRKQFAVHI from the coding sequence ATGAAACGAATTGGATTTATCGGAGCGGGTTCGATGGCCGAAGCGATGATGAAAGGACTTGTCAAAAACGGTGCGGTTGCGCCCGGTCAGATTGCCGTTACAAATCATTCGAACAGCGTCCGGCTCAAAGAGCTTGAAGAAACGTACGGAGTGCGCGGCGAAACCGATACAGCAAAAGTCATCGGCTTTGCAGATACACTTGTGTTGGCGATGAAACCGAAAGACGCCGCAGACGGGATTGCCGCCATTGCACCGCATTTAAAAGAAGAACAGCTGCTGATTTCGATTCTTGCCGGCATTCCGATTGATACAATTCAGCACTACACAGGAAAAGAACTGCCGGTTGTCCGGGCGATGCCAAATACGTCGGCTTCCATTCAGCAATCGGCGACAGCCCTTGCGGCCGGCCCGCTTGTTTCAGCGGCGCAGATTGAGGAAGCCTCGGCACTTTTTGCGACGATCGGCAGCGTCACAATCGTGGAAGAAGCGGCACTCGATGCGGTGACAGCCATCGCGGGAAGCGGTCCGGCTTTCGTTTACCGTTTTGTGGAAGCGTTGGAGGCGTCGGCCCGGGAGTTGGGTCTTGATGAAGGGACGGCGAAACAGCTGATCACCCACATGATGGCGGGAGCAGTCAAAATGCTGGAAACCGGAAGAGACCCGTCTCTGATGCGAAAGGACATCACAAGCCCGGGAGGTACGACGGAAGCCGGCATTCGGGTTCTCGAAGAGCTGCAATTTGAACAAACGGTCATATCGTGTATAAAAGAAGCCGCACACCGTTCTCAAGAGATCAGAAAGCAGTTTGCCGTCCACATATAA
- a CDS encoding M20/M25/M40 family metallo-hydrolase, whose protein sequence is MKWQTEEELKQLLVSLIQYESISGTAGEVALAEYMYNVLKERSYFQKHPEHLKLHPMKDGRWFLTALVKQSPKKNTVLLISHFDVVDTADYGEFQHMACKPPELMDALTEKKESLPDRVKKDLESGEWLFGRGSMDMKAGLTVQLSMLERAMNGEFDGNLLLITVPDEEVNSQGMIEAVPTLKAWEKAFDLQYTSCLNSEPMFEQYPGDPKHYVYSGSIGKVLAGFFCKGIETHVGEPFSGLNANLMVSEINRLLELSADYCEEVDGEVTPPPVNLMQKDLKEAYSVQTPHTAVSLFNVLTMKRSAEELHQLLMDTAKKAAANIKANMERKALDFQRFAAFTPIERTISVLTFGELWDRAKEKAGRAEAERILHFAFANRGELGDRDFSTKLVSDLASLCKDDTPMIVLFYSPPFYPAVSSKDDPLIRKVIGEVTDYAEERYGFEFQEIQYFPGLSDLSYLQLQKQSISAFTDNMPLFNHGYSLPSGQENALFVPVINIGPVGKDPHKWTERLHVPFSFGKLPDLLQFAIQRLLSSNVQL, encoded by the coding sequence ATGAAATGGCAGACAGAGGAGGAACTAAAGCAGCTGCTCGTTTCTCTCATTCAATATGAGAGCATATCCGGTACGGCTGGGGAAGTAGCGCTTGCAGAGTATATGTACAATGTATTAAAGGAGCGGTCATATTTTCAAAAGCATCCGGAGCATTTGAAGCTTCATCCGATGAAAGACGGACGCTGGTTTTTGACAGCGCTTGTCAAACAGTCGCCGAAAAAAAATACGGTGCTGCTCATCAGCCACTTTGATGTCGTTGATACAGCGGATTATGGGGAATTTCAGCACATGGCATGCAAACCGCCGGAACTGATGGATGCATTGACGGAAAAAAAAGAATCGCTGCCCGATCGGGTCAAAAAAGACTTGGAAAGCGGCGAGTGGCTGTTCGGAAGGGGGAGCATGGATATGAAAGCGGGTCTTACCGTTCAGTTATCCATGCTTGAACGGGCCATGAACGGCGAGTTCGACGGAAACCTTCTTCTCATCACCGTACCGGATGAAGAAGTCAATTCACAGGGGATGATTGAAGCTGTGCCGACGCTGAAAGCGTGGGAAAAAGCATTTGACCTGCAATATACATCCTGTTTAAACTCCGAACCGATGTTTGAACAATACCCGGGGGACCCGAAGCACTACGTCTATTCGGGAAGCATCGGCAAAGTGCTCGCCGGATTTTTCTGCAAAGGGATTGAAACGCATGTAGGCGAGCCGTTTTCAGGCTTGAACGCGAATTTGATGGTATCGGAAATCAACCGGCTCCTTGAATTAAGTGCGGACTACTGCGAAGAAGTCGACGGAGAGGTGACACCTCCTCCGGTCAATCTGATGCAAAAAGATTTAAAGGAAGCCTACTCTGTACAGACTCCGCATACGGCCGTGTCGCTGTTCAATGTGCTGACGATGAAGCGTTCGGCAGAGGAGCTTCATCAGCTGCTCATGGATACCGCTAAAAAAGCGGCCGCTAACATCAAAGCGAATATGGAACGGAAAGCACTGGACTTTCAGCGGTTCGCCGCTTTTACGCCAATTGAGCGGACCATCTCCGTCCTCACCTTTGGCGAATTGTGGGATAGAGCAAAAGAAAAAGCCGGCAGGGCTGAGGCGGAGCGGATTCTTCATTTTGCGTTCGCCAACAGAGGAGAGCTTGGCGATCGCGATTTTTCCACGAAATTGGTTTCCGACCTGGCTTCGCTCTGCAAAGATGACACCCCCATGATCGTGTTATTTTACAGTCCGCCGTTCTACCCTGCCGTTTCTTCAAAAGACGACCCGCTCATCCGCAAGGTGATCGGCGAAGTGACGGACTATGCGGAGGAGCGGTACGGCTTTGAGTTTCAGGAAATTCAATATTTCCCTGGACTTTCGGATCTAAGCTATCTTCAGCTGCAAAAACAGTCGATTTCCGCTTTTACAGACAACATGCCGCTGTTTAATCATGGCTATTCACTGCCTTCCGGACAAGAGAATGCGCTCTTTGTGCCGGTTATTAACATCGGACCCGTCGGCAAAGATCCTCATAAATGGACGGAGCGCCTTCATGTGCCTTTTTCATTCGGGAAACTGCCCGATCTGCTTCAGTTTGCAATTCAGAGATTGCTATCTAGTAATGTGCAGCTTTAA
- the namA gene encoding NADPH dehydrogenase NamA — MVRIGIIVSKTYGRRKRLSNRKLFTPWSLKGVTIKNRIVMSPMCMYSSHEKDGKVQPFHMTHYITRAVGQVGLIMVEATAVKPEGRISDQDLGIWDDKHIEGLAALTSQIKPYGSKTAIQLAHAGRKSEVDGAIYGPSAIPFDENSRTPVEMTKDDIKDTVLAFKKGAERAKAAGFDIIEIHGAHGYLINEFLSPLSNKREDEYGGSPENRYRLLREVIDAVKEVWDGPLFVRVSASDYQTNGLDVADYVGFGKWMKEQGVDLIDVSSGAVVPANINVFPGYQVGFADTIRAQADIQTGAVGLITNGLQAEEILQNGRADLIFVARELLRDPYWPKTAAKQLNTEIEGPVQYGRAW; from the coding sequence ATGGTCCGAATTGGTATAATCGTTTCGAAAACTTACGGGAGGCGAAAAAGATTGAGTAATCGAAAACTGTTTACACCATGGAGCTTAAAAGGGGTTACAATAAAAAACCGTATCGTCATGTCGCCAATGTGCATGTATTCCTCCCATGAAAAGGATGGGAAAGTGCAGCCGTTTCACATGACGCACTACATAACACGCGCCGTCGGACAAGTCGGGCTGATTATGGTTGAAGCCACCGCCGTCAAGCCTGAAGGAAGAATTTCCGATCAGGATTTAGGAATCTGGGATGACAAACATATCGAAGGCCTGGCCGCTTTAACATCGCAAATCAAACCTTACGGCAGCAAAACGGCGATTCAGCTGGCTCACGCCGGAAGAAAGTCAGAAGTTGACGGGGCCATCTACGGACCGTCTGCGATTCCTTTTGACGAAAACTCCCGGACACCTGTTGAAATGACAAAAGATGATATAAAAGACACCGTTCTGGCATTTAAAAAAGGCGCGGAACGCGCGAAAGCGGCGGGCTTTGATATCATTGAAATTCACGGAGCCCACGGCTATTTGATCAACGAATTTTTATCACCTCTTTCCAACAAGCGCGAAGACGAATACGGCGGATCTCCGGAAAACCGCTACCGCCTGCTTCGCGAAGTGATCGACGCGGTAAAAGAAGTATGGGACGGTCCTTTATTCGTGCGCGTTTCAGCTTCTGACTATCAGACAAACGGCCTTGATGTAGCCGATTACGTCGGCTTTGGCAAATGGATGAAAGAACAAGGCGTTGATTTGATTGACGTCAGCTCCGGTGCAGTCGTACCTGCTAATATCAACGTATTCCCTGGATACCAGGTCGGCTTCGCCGATACGATCCGTGCACAAGCGGACATTCAAACAGGTGCTGTCGGTTTGATTACAAACGGATTGCAGGCGGAAGAAATTCTCCAAAACGGCCGCGCAGACCTCATTTTTGTAGCAAGAGAGCTTCTCAGAGATCCGTATTGGCCAAAAACGGCGGCAAAACAGCTGAATACAGAAATCGAAGGACCTGTTCAGTACGGCAGAGCCTGGTAA